The Maridesulfovibrio hydrothermalis AM13 = DSM 14728 DNA window TTTGATATGGGCGGCACATCCTCTGATGTTGCATTAATTAATGAAGAGCTGCCTTTGACTCTGGAGTCTGCCATCGAAGATTATCCGGTCAAAGTTCCTATGATTGATATTCATACAGTGGGGGCCGGAGGCGGCTCCATTGCCCGTCTGGATGAGGGCGGGTCGCTTACTGTCGGTCCTGAAAGTGCCGGAGCTGACCCCGGACCTATATGCTACGGTAAGGGTACTGAGATTACGGTTACCGATGCAAATCTCTATCTGGGCAGACTTATTCCCGAACATTTTCTCGGTGGCGAGATGTCTCTTAAGACGGATAAGTTAAATGCCGCCATTGAAGCGATGGCTGAACAGGCGGGCCTGAGTCCTGTTGAGTTGGCCGAAGGGATTCTTGATATTGCAAACACCAATATGGAGCGGGCTATCAGGGTTATTTCCGTTGAACGCGGTTTTGATCCTCGTGAGTTTACCATGTTTTCATTTGGCGGTGCCGGTGGGATGCATTGCGCTTTTCTGGCTAAACTGCTCTCTATTCCCAAGCTGTTCATCCCCAACAATCCCGGGATTCTGTCCGCCGTGGGCATGGTTATGGCCGATGTCATCAAGGATTACTCTCTTACCATCATGCGCGATCAGCATAACACCACGGGCGCAGATCTTGAAAAACTGTTCGCACCACTTGAGAAGCAGGGGCGCGCAGACCTTTCTGAAGAAGGTTTTGCCGATGAGGATATTATTGTCGAACGTTTTCTGGACATGCGCTATCAGGGCCAGTCTTTCGAGATAATTGTACCTTTCGGCGGTGACTGGATTGAGGAGTTCTCCCGGCTTCACGAGCAGAACTACGGTTACCGCAACAACGATAAGACCGTTGAAATAGTCAATATTCGTTTGCGCACTAAAGGGATGCCGGTCAAACCGGAATTTCCGGAAGCAGGTGACCTTACAGCTGATATGCCGGAAGAAGCTCTTATCGGGATGACCGAGACTGTCTTTGACTCCACTAAAATGGAAACCCGAATTCTTGACCGCGAGAAACTCCTTCCCGGTAACAAGGTGGACGGTCCGGCGATTATTATTGAATACAGTTCCACACTGGTTATTCCGCCTTTTGCCAAAGGCGAAGTGGACCCATATGGCAACCTTATTTTCGACATTGAGTAGTCAGGAGGTATATATAATGAATGTGAATCCGATCCTCCTTGAGGTTTTCAAGAACAGGTTTGCTGCGATTTCTGAAGAAATGGGTGTGACTCTGACCCGTACCGCCTTTTCACCTAACATTAAAGAACGGCGTGATCTTTCCTGTGCTGTTTTTGACAGCAAAGGTGATATGATTGCACAGGCGGCGCATATTCCTGTGCATCTAGGCTCCATGCCTCTTTCCGTAAAGAGCGCCATCGAGAGCAGCGATTTTGCTGAGGGCGATATGGTCATGCTCAATGATCCTTTTAAAGGCGGAACTCATCTGCCGGACATCACTTTGGTTGCTCCTGTTTTCTGTGACGGTTCTGACAAACCTTCTTTTTATGTTGCCAACCGTGCCCATCATTCTGATGTGGGCGGTATGGCCAGTGGTTCCATGCCTCTTTCCACCACGTTGTATCAGGAGGGAATCATTATTCCTCCTGTTAAAATCGTCGAATCAGGTGAGATAGTATCGGGCGTAATGGATTTAATCCTTAACAACGTGCGTACCCCTGTCGAACGGGAAGGTGATTTTTCTGCTCAGATCATGGCCAATATGACCGGAGTGCGCAGGCTGGTTGAACTTATTTCCAAGTATGGTTTGGAGAAAGTTGGTTTTTACGCGTCCAGCCTTAACGACTACGCCGAATCCATCACCCGTAAAACCATTGAACGTATTCCGGATGGAATTTATAAGTTCACCGATTATATGGACGGGGACGGCATGGACTGTGTAAATGTTCCGGTCAGTGTAACCATGGAAATTAAGGGCGACAGTGCCAAACTCGATTTCACCGCATCAGGTGATCAGGTTTCGGGCAGCGTTAACGCAGTACGCTCGATCACTTTGTCTGCCGTTCTTTACGTTTTCCGGTCTTTAATAGAAGGGGATGTGCCTACCAACGCAGGGATTCTTCGTCCTATTGAAATAATTACCCGCAAAGGTTCCATTCTGGATGCCAATTTTCCTGCCGCAGTGGCGGGGGGTAACGTTGAAACTTCACAGCGTGTGGTTGATGTGGTTCTCGGGGCATTGGCCGAAGCCATACCGCAGCAGATTCCCGCCGCCAGCCAAGGGACCATGAACAACATGACCATCGGCGGTATAGATGAACGTACCGGAAGACCTTTTGCTTACTATGAAACTCTGGCCGGAGGAATGGGAGCATCCGCAACCTGCCGTGGCGAGCATGCAACTCATTCGCATATGACCAATACACTTAATACACCTGTTGAAGCGTTAGAATACAGCTATCCATTTCGTGTTAAGACATATTGTATACGTCAGAATACCGGCGGGGCAGGAAAAATACCCGGTGGTGACGGTTTAGTGCGCGAGATAGAACTGCTCTCATCCTGTGAGATAACAGTACTCTCCGAACGACGTGTAAATGCTCCGTACGGATTGCAGGGCGGCGGCTCCGGAACTCCCGGACGAAATGTGCTTATCCGTGATGGTAAAGAAATTGAGCAGCCCGGAAAATTCCATACGCCGCTTAAAAAGGGCGATATTATAAGAATGGAAACCCCCGGCGGAGGCGGCTGGGGTAAGTGATAAAACGAGTTTAAGACTTCCCGTTTTTTGCAGGGTTTTATCCTTTTGTATAAAGTTTTGCGGGAACGGCAAAGTCATTAAAGAAAATCAAGCGGGCTGATACCTTATGAAGGGTGTCAGCCCGTTTTTTTAATATGCAGCTCCAACTGGCAGGCAGCTGTCTTGATATATTACACTTAATTTATGAGGTCGGCAGGAGTATCTTAAGGCCTGCCCGTTTCCTATAAAAAGAATCGGGCGGTGGCCACAAGTCCCATGCCTGTTGCGACTGTTCCGAAGAAGTTACGAGTAAGCATTGCTACTGCGAATGTCGGGATTGCAACCCATAGATAAAGGTTGTCGAAACCAAGGTCTATCGCCCCTTCAGGTGCAAGCAGCGAGGGCATGAGCAGGGCTGAGAGAACCGCTGTGGGGACATAGCTCAGCCATTTGATCATTACGGGAGGCAGGTCGCGGGAGCTTAGGGCCAGTGCGGGGAGCATGCGTGGGATGTATGTTACCGCCATCATGCCGACTAAGGTCATAAGTATTAATCTCTGGTCCATGATATTGCAGCTCCCAGTGTTGCGCCGATAAGGGTGGCGATTATTACATTCCACTGTCCTGCGCCGCCAAGGGCGAGGGCTGTGGACAGCAGGCCGGTTATAAGTCCGACTGCGACGTGGCTTCGATCTTTAATCTGGAAAATGAGCAGCGCGATAAACATGGCTGGCAGTGCGTAATCGAGACCCATTGGTTTTACGTCAGTTATGAGCGTGCTTGAAAAAATACCAAGTACAGTTCCGCCCACCCATGCCGCGTGGGCAATGCAGTTGATCAAATATGTTTCGCTTTTGCTTGTGTCACCGTTACTGAATCTGGTGGAATGTACCGCAAAACTTTCATCGGTTAATTGAAAGGTGAAAGCGGCAAGCTCAGGTCTGGACCACTTTTTCAGGTAAGGTGAAAGTGCAGCCGACATCAGCAGATGACGCAGATTCACGATGAAAGTTGTGATGATAACAGATAGTGCCGATGCGCCGGAGGCAAGCAGTCCGACAGCGATAAACTGTGCTGATCCCGCAAAAACTATCAGAGACATGATGACTGTATTGTCGATGGAAAGTCCGGCCTTACGCGCCAGAACTCCATATGCGAATCCTACAGGCAGATAGCCGAGGACAATCGGCAATGCTTGTTTTAAGGCCGACATAAATACAGTATTGTGTTTATTTTTTTGGGAATTCATAACAGATTCCACGTTTACCTCCTGCTGGCTGAAAATTCAATGATGCTTTTTTGATCTGCTTGCAAGAGTATACTAAATCTGACATCAGTACAGATACAGATTGGTAGAAAAGTAAGCATAACAGATTGAGGCAGTGAGGGGGGAATAATGAATTTGGACGGTTCCGGAAATCAATATCGGTATAAAAAAGTTGAACAGGAGCTTTCGAGGCATATTGAAGCCGGTGATCTGCTTGCCGGCGATAAGCTGCCTTCATTGCGCCAGATGAGCCGCTCTTTGCAGGTCTCTATTTCAACGGTCAGCCATGCCTATGAGGAACTTGAAAAGCGCGGGTTGATAGAATCAAGGCCACGGTCCGGCTATTATGTGCGCAGTGAACTGCGCAGGATTCCTACACCGGAAATCAAGACCGTTCAGAAGCCTGAGCCGCATACTGTTACAAAAAATAAACTCATCCTCACCGCCCTTGAAACGGTCGGCAACAGAGATATTCTGCCACTCGGAGTGGTCTGCCCCAGCAACGAGCTGCTTCCCACACGGCAGCTTTCAAAAATAATGAGCAGTGTGATCAGGGATAATCCTCTTGAAACTGCCGGATATGAAACAATTCCCGGCAACCTCGACCTGCGCCGCCAGATTGCGTTCAGGTCCGTTGATTGCGGTTCCGATATAACTGCCGATGATTTATTGATCACAACCGGAGCAATGGAAGCCTTATATATTTCTCTGCGCACTTTGACCCGGCCCGGTGATTTAGTTCTGATTCAGTCGCCCTCATATTATTGTTTTCTGCAATTGGTGGAAAATCTCGGCTTGCGGGCTATTGAAGTTCCCTCCTGTCCTGAAAATGGAATTAATCCTGACCGTGTGGCGGAAATTACCAGAACATTTGATATCAAAGCCTGTATTTTTGCACCGAATTTTAATAATCCTGACGGAAGTTTGACCTCTGAGGATCGCAAGCGTGAAATTGTTAAAAACCTTGCTGAGCGGAAAATACCTCTTGTTGAAGATGATGTGTACGGCGATATCTACTTCGGCGATTCCCGCCCCGGCACGCTCAAGTCATATGACCGTGAGGGAGGTGTATTGCTTTGTTCATCTTTTTCCAAAACTATTGCTCCCGGTTACCGCGTAGGATGGCTGGCACCGGGGCGTTATCTCGAAAAAGCTCTTGAAATCAAAGCCACCACTAATGTTTCTTGTGTGTCTCCCACTCAGATGGCAATTGCCCGTTATTTACGCGAAAGTCTTCATGACCGGCATTTAAAGAAATTACGGGCAGCCATGAAAGAGCAGATGGACAAGATGCGTACTGAAATAGGTCTTTCGTTCCCTGAAGGGACAAAAGTGACCAACCCCAAAGGCGGTTCTGTGCTCTGGGTCGAACTGCCAGAAGGAAAAGACGGGGTGGATCTTTTTTTTAAAGCCCGTGAAGAGGGGATAGGAATTGTGCCCGGAATAGTATTCTCACCGCAGGATGTTTTTTCAAATTATATCCGGCTAAGCAGCGGAGCACCGTGGAGTGAGAAAATACAGTCCGGAATCCGCCGTCTGGGCGAACTGGCTGCTATGTGAATGACAGTCTCCGGAGGGGCCGTTCTTAGGCCCGCCGGAGGCTGTTTTATGCAAGTTGCGATGTTTCTTCGATAATTTTCTCGATCATATTGGCTGCATCTTCAAAGGATGCTTCGGGATCGGATTCAATCATGGCTATTTGCAGGTTGATTTCCCGTTGCAGGGTGATGTTTTCGGGATCAAAATATAGTTTCCAGACAGGCAGGGCTTTCTGTCCTGCTCCCGCCCGGCAGAGCAGCAGGCCGAGATAGAGGTAGGAAAAATTGTCTTTACCTAAGATTCGGATGGATCTTTCAAACTCCACTTTGGCCTGAATATATTTTCCGCTTTTATACAGGCAGTGGCCGAGGCGTTTGCGCGCTTCAGCATTCTGCGGTTCTGTTTTGATAAATTCTTTATATTTTTCAGCAGCTTCTTCGTAGCGTCCGTTTTCATATGCTACGTTCCCCTGCGCGAGAGTGTCGAGGTTTACTTCTTTGGCGGCAATTGGTTTTGCTGCGCTTTGTGGTTGTTCGCGGTCATCTTTTTTTCGAAATCCACCGAAGAGAAAACCTCTTCTGGATACTTTTTTCGGCTTTTTCCTGTCAGACATGTTTACCTCCAAATTAAAAACTGCCGGACTGTAACGATAATTGACTTAATCGCCAAGTTCTATCTGAGGCTATGGACTTATGCAGCCCGCCATTATAAAAGCAGGATAATATGAGATAATATCTACAAGGCCGCTAAAAGAGCAGGCCGAGGATACAATCTCTTAAAATGAATTTTGCTAAGGATCAATTATGAAGAAAATATTGCTGCTGCTGGTTTTGTTATTCTCTTTGACGTCCTGTGCCAAGGTGGATCATTATAAAATTCCCTTTGACACCGGAGGCAGGGTTTACAAGGTGGCTCTTCTGCCCTGGAAAGTATCCCCCATGAATTTTGATATGAAATACCGCTGGACTATGACGCAGTCTTTGCGGAGTGCCTGCAGAGAATCCGGCGCGTTTGACTATGCATGGTCGGCGTATCCGGTGAATGGCGGCAATGTACAGCTTCTCGAAGGTGTAAACGGCAGTGAATTGTGGCAGCGCGTGAAGTACGGCAAGTATGTACCTGTTGTTACTAAAGTACAGGAGGCTGCTTCAGGACTCGGGGCTGATATTGCTTTATTATATAATATCTCAGCGGATAATGCCGGTTCCAAGGGACCGGAATCCATGAATTACCGCGATGATTATGTCCGGTTGTTTCTGGTGGATCTTAAAACCGGAGAGGTTTCAGTTGAGTTTGCCCGTACTGATTTTTTGCGCAAGAAAGCGTTTGCTGATGTTAAAAGAGTTACTTTACGATCTTTTAATAAGTGGCTTTCACTTGAAAAGTGAGGATTTGTTTGCTTAGTAAAAATGGAAATATTTGACAGTAAGGAGACCGTAAGTGATTAAAAGATTCGGCCTGAAAATGATGACTGTTGTTTGCCTTGTTACTCTGGCGGCCACTGCGGCTTTTGCCTCTGATATGGATATCCGCGGCTGGGAAAAGGGCAGTGAATACGACAGACTTTATGATAATACGGACCGTGAAGTCTTTAAAGGGACTCTTCTTGGCATCAAGGAGATCACTCCTCTTGACGGCATGGCTAAAGGGATTGCTGTTTTAGTAAAAGATAAAGAGGACGGCGAGAAGGTTTTGGTGCATCTCGGGCCTAAGGATTTTGTTAAACCCCGCATTAAAGATCTGCGATCCGGTGTTCGTGTCAAAGTGTATGGCGTGCTGGTCGAAATTGACGGAGAGTATGAATACATGGCTGCAAAGTTAAAAGCAGGTGAAGAACGCAAATATAAATTTCGTCTGACAAAAGACGGTACGCCGTTCTGGTCATTGTCCGCAGCAGACCTGAAACGTGAAGAAGCCGGTGTTGAGTAACTTTACCTTAAATCTACTGCCTCTTGCGGGTGGTTTTTCAAAAAGAGTCTTATGAATCCTGATAATATTTTCCGTATCTCATCTGAGCTGAATCTTCCTGATGCCGGTGTAAAAGCAATTGTTTCTCTTCTTGATGAAGGGGCCACTATTCCGTTTATTTCCCGTTACCGTAAGGAGGCAACCGGAAGTCTTGATGAAGTTGCTGTTTCAGCGGTTAGCGATCTGCTCGTGAAATTAAATGAGCTTGATAAACGGCGCGATACAATTCTTAAGTCCATTGATGAACAGGGTAAGCTTGATGACGGCCTGAAGAAGCAGATCAACGCAGCCGGGACTATGCGCCAGCTGGAAGATTTATATCTGCCGTACAAGCCTAAACGCAAAACTAAAGGGCAGGCGGCAATTCAAAAAGGACTTGAGCCGCTGGCTTATAAGCTTTTTGCCCAGCAGTGTGACCCGATTAAGGAAGCTCAATCTTTTGTCTCGAAAGAGAAAGGGGTTGAAAGCGTTGATGATGCTCTTGCCGGAGCGCGCGATATCATTGCGGAGAAAATTGCTGAAAATACCGGAACTCGGCAGGCTGTCAGAGCTTTGTTTGAGCGTCGGGCTGTAATTGAATCCAAGGAGTCCAAAACTGCTCAGGCTGCTGAAAATAAGAGTAAGGCAGCTAAATTCAGGGACTGGTTCGACTGGCGTGAACCTGCAGGGCGTGCAGCCGGTCATCGCATTCTGGCTCTTTTGCGAGGCGAACGGGATAAATTTTTAAAGGTTTCTATCAGGCCTGACGAGTCTGAAGGGCTGGATGTTTTACACCGTAAGCTTGTGCGTTCTGCCTCTGCTGCTTCAAAGCAGGTGGAGAAGGCTGCAACTGACAGTTATAAAAGGCTGCTTGCCCCGCAGATGGAAACTGAGCTTCGGGCAAGGCTGCTTGAAAAGGCCGAGACTGAGGCTATCAAGGTTTTTGCTTCTAACCTGCGGGAGATTTTGCTGGCTCCCCCTTTGGGGAGTATGCGTATCCTTGCTCTTGACCCGGGGTTCAGAACCGGGGCTAAGCTGGTTTGTCTGGATGCGCAGGGTGCTCTTTTGCATAATGATACCATTTATCCGGTTACTTCCGAAGGCCGGAAAAAGGAGGCCGCAGCCAAGGTTGTCGAACTTGTTGAAAAGTATAACATTGAAGCTGTTGCCATTGGTAACGGAACTGCCGGGCGTGAGACGGAACAGTTTGTAAAAGAGCTGGGACTTGATGAATCTATTGCTGTGATAATGGTCAACGAGTCCGGTGCATCTGTCTATTCAGCCTCAGAAATCGCACGTGATGAATTTCCTGATCACGATATTACCGTGCGCGGGGCGGTTTCTATAGGGCGCAGACTCATGGACCCTTTGGCTGAACTGGTAAAGATTGATCCTAAATCCATCGGGGTCGGGCAGTATCAGCATGATGTTGATCAGAAGGCACTGGCGGAAGGGCTTGATAGGGTTGTGGAGTCCTGCGTTAACATGGTGGGGGTTGAGCTTAATACGGCCAGTGCGCGCCTTTTGCAGTCGGTTTCCGGTCTGGGGCCTGTGCTTGCTGCCAATGTGATTAAATTCCGGGATGAGAACGGCCCTTTTGCTTCGCGCAAAGCATTGCTTAAGGTTCCCCGTCTTGGCCCCAAGGCTTTTGAACAGTGTGCAGGATTTTTGCGGATTCGAAGTGCAAAGAATCCTCTGGATGCCACAGCTGTTCATCCTGAAAGATACAAGACCGTTGAGCAGATGGCTGAAAGTCTTGGTGCAAAAGTTGCCGACCTTATTAATTCTGCTGAACTGCGACGGAAAATTAAACTTGAAGATTACATTTCCGATGATCTGGGTCTGCCCACTCTTGAAGACATTATGAAGGAGCTGGAAAAGCCGGGCCGTGATCCGCGCAGGCAGTTTGAAGCTGTGAGCTTTGATGATTCTGTTAAAGAGGTAGCGGATCTGCGTGACGGTATGGTGCTTAATGGTGTGGTTACAAATGTAACTGCATTCGGTGCTTTTGTTGATGTGGGAGTGCATCAGGACGGACTTGTTCATATCAGCAGGCTTGCGGATCAGTTTGTAAAAAATCCCGCCGAAGTTGTTCATCCCGGTCTGGCTGTGAAGGTCAAGGTGCTGGAAGTTGATCTGGAGCGTAAGCGTATATCTCTTTCTATGCGCGAATCTGATATGTAAACAGTTTTTTTCTAATATTATGGACCGTTATTCCCGGGCGTGCTATATAAGAATAATTCATTTTGAATAATTATTTTCCATTAGAGTTTGCATTTGATTGTATAACACTTCAGCCCGGGGAGCTAATGTGAAATTTCTTATTGCTGAAGGAGATTTGTGCCAGCGTGAAGTGATTGAAAAAACTGTTGAAAATTTCGGGGAATGCTGCGTGGCTGAAACAGGTGCTCAGGTAGTGGATGCTTTTGTGGATTCTCTTAAAAGCAATGACGTTTTTGATGCTGTTTTTATGAGTGCCAATATGCCCGGCATGGATGGTCAGTGCATTTTGCGAAAAATAAGAGAAATTGAAAAGGATGAAGGACTGGGCTTCAGTCAGGAAACTCCGGTGATTATTACCGAGGTCTTAAGTGAAGAGCAGGCCCTTGAAGCTTATTTGAGGGGCAACTTTACCTCTTATATAATCAAGCCCCTTACAACAGATAAAATAATAGCGGAGATGACTATGCTGGGGCTTATTGTTTAATGACGGGATTGTAATGTTTACAATCCCGGCAACATAAGGTGGCTTTTCTCCAGCTGCCTTTTTTTACGTCTTTGGATTGTCTTTGGATGAACTCCGAATCTGAATCTGCGCAGAACACATTCTTTTTCCTGACAGGCTCGGATTGCCTGACGATCACCAACAGTGCAGGCAAGGCAGTGCCTGCGCACAGCGCGGATACAGGTGCGCTGTGATTCTTCGGTTGCCGGTCCTCTCAGCTCATAAAGAGAGCAGTCGCTGTCCTCACATTCTCTGACAAGCTGAGAACTTCCACCCATACACCACAGGCAATATGCCCTGATGGACTGGTGGGGATTTCTTTTCCGTTCAATCAAAATTATTCTCCGTTCATGGCGGCGTGTATTAATTGTCTGCATTCATAGGTGTAGCGATAGTGGCAGATGCCGCGAAAGCTCATCTTTACGTAAATAAACTGGAAAAATAAAGGGCGGATAAGCTCTTGTTATGATTTTCTTATATCATCCTGAATTTTATGTTTAAAAAGTGAAAGCGCGCCTGTTTAAGCGCGCTTTTACAATAAATTTTCAGTATAATGGTTGAAGCTATTTTTTTGCCTGTTTTTCAAAAGT harbors:
- a CDS encoding hydantoinase/oxoprolinase family protein, producing the protein MLIVGVDTGGTFTDFIYKDGDKWGVHKRLSTPHDPSEAVINGIKHIAGDRRVQVVHGSTVATNAILERKGVKTALISNEGFEDVIQIGRQNRSDLYDLSFCKKPHIVPPELRFGITGRIDHEGNEIEPFSEEKVQNILTKIKESGVESVALCLLFSYLNSVHENRMRELLDGIGVPVSVSHEILAEFREFERTSTTVINAYVSPKMTRYLTKLQKTLGDDPLRIMQSNGGSISAETAMSESVRTILSGPAGGAVGAHAIGKMAGYDRLITFDMGGTSSDVALINEELPLTLESAIEDYPVKVPMIDIHTVGAGGGSIARLDEGGSLTVGPESAGADPGPICYGKGTEITVTDANLYLGRLIPEHFLGGEMSLKTDKLNAAIEAMAEQAGLSPVELAEGILDIANTNMERAIRVISVERGFDPREFTMFSFGGAGGMHCAFLAKLLSIPKLFIPNNPGILSAVGMVMADVIKDYSLTIMRDQHNTTGADLEKLFAPLEKQGRADLSEEGFADEDIIVERFLDMRYQGQSFEIIVPFGGDWIEEFSRLHEQNYGYRNNDKTVEIVNIRLRTKGMPVKPEFPEAGDLTADMPEEALIGMTETVFDSTKMETRILDREKLLPGNKVDGPAIIIEYSSTLVIPPFAKGEVDPYGNLIFDIE
- a CDS encoding hydantoinase B/oxoprolinase family protein; translation: MNVNPILLEVFKNRFAAISEEMGVTLTRTAFSPNIKERRDLSCAVFDSKGDMIAQAAHIPVHLGSMPLSVKSAIESSDFAEGDMVMLNDPFKGGTHLPDITLVAPVFCDGSDKPSFYVANRAHHSDVGGMASGSMPLSTTLYQEGIIIPPVKIVESGEIVSGVMDLILNNVRTPVEREGDFSAQIMANMTGVRRLVELISKYGLEKVGFYASSLNDYAESITRKTIERIPDGIYKFTDYMDGDGMDCVNVPVSVTMEIKGDSAKLDFTASGDQVSGSVNAVRSITLSAVLYVFRSLIEGDVPTNAGILRPIEIITRKGSILDANFPAAVAGGNVETSQRVVDVVLGALAEAIPQQIPAASQGTMNNMTIGGIDERTGRPFAYYETLAGGMGASATCRGEHATHSHMTNTLNTPVEALEYSYPFRVKTYCIRQNTGGAGKIPGGDGLVREIELLSSCEITVLSERRVNAPYGLQGGGSGTPGRNVLIRDGKEIEQPGKFHTPLKKGDIIRMETPGGGGWGK
- a CDS encoding AzlD domain-containing protein, which translates into the protein MDQRLILMTLVGMMAVTYIPRMLPALALSSRDLPPVMIKWLSYVPTAVLSALLMPSLLAPEGAIDLGFDNLYLWVAIPTFAVAMLTRNFFGTVATGMGLVATARFFL
- a CDS encoding AzlC family ABC transporter permease, with protein sequence MNSQKNKHNTVFMSALKQALPIVLGYLPVGFAYGVLARKAGLSIDNTVIMSLIVFAGSAQFIAVGLLASGASALSVIITTFIVNLRHLLMSAALSPYLKKWSRPELAAFTFQLTDESFAVHSTRFSNGDTSKSETYLINCIAHAAWVGGTVLGIFSSTLITDVKPMGLDYALPAMFIALLIFQIKDRSHVAVGLITGLLSTALALGGAGQWNVIIATLIGATLGAAISWTRD
- a CDS encoding PLP-dependent aminotransferase family protein, with protein sequence MNLDGSGNQYRYKKVEQELSRHIEAGDLLAGDKLPSLRQMSRSLQVSISTVSHAYEELEKRGLIESRPRSGYYVRSELRRIPTPEIKTVQKPEPHTVTKNKLILTALETVGNRDILPLGVVCPSNELLPTRQLSKIMSSVIRDNPLETAGYETIPGNLDLRRQIAFRSVDCGSDITADDLLITTGAMEALYISLRTLTRPGDLVLIQSPSYYCFLQLVENLGLRAIEVPSCPENGINPDRVAEITRTFDIKACIFAPNFNNPDGSLTSEDRKREIVKNLAERKIPLVEDDVYGDIYFGDSRPGTLKSYDREGGVLLCSSFSKTIAPGYRVGWLAPGRYLEKALEIKATTNVSCVSPTQMAIARYLRESLHDRHLKKLRAAMKEQMDKMRTEIGLSFPEGTKVTNPKGGSVLWVELPEGKDGVDLFFKAREEGIGIVPGIVFSPQDVFSNYIRLSSGAPWSEKIQSGIRRLGELAAM
- a CDS encoding tetratricopeptide repeat protein gives rise to the protein MSDRKKPKKVSRRGFLFGGFRKKDDREQPQSAAKPIAAKEVNLDTLAQGNVAYENGRYEEAAEKYKEFIKTEPQNAEARKRLGHCLYKSGKYIQAKVEFERSIRILGKDNFSYLYLGLLLCRAGAGQKALPVWKLYFDPENITLQREINLQIAMIESDPEASFEDAANMIEKIIEETSQLA
- a CDS encoding Tex family protein, whose amino-acid sequence is MNPDNIFRISSELNLPDAGVKAIVSLLDEGATIPFISRYRKEATGSLDEVAVSAVSDLLVKLNELDKRRDTILKSIDEQGKLDDGLKKQINAAGTMRQLEDLYLPYKPKRKTKGQAAIQKGLEPLAYKLFAQQCDPIKEAQSFVSKEKGVESVDDALAGARDIIAEKIAENTGTRQAVRALFERRAVIESKESKTAQAAENKSKAAKFRDWFDWREPAGRAAGHRILALLRGERDKFLKVSIRPDESEGLDVLHRKLVRSASAASKQVEKAATDSYKRLLAPQMETELRARLLEKAETEAIKVFASNLREILLAPPLGSMRILALDPGFRTGAKLVCLDAQGALLHNDTIYPVTSEGRKKEAAAKVVELVEKYNIEAVAIGNGTAGRETEQFVKELGLDESIAVIMVNESGASVYSASEIARDEFPDHDITVRGAVSIGRRLMDPLAELVKIDPKSIGVGQYQHDVDQKALAEGLDRVVESCVNMVGVELNTASARLLQSVSGLGPVLAANVIKFRDENGPFASRKALLKVPRLGPKAFEQCAGFLRIRSAKNPLDATAVHPERYKTVEQMAESLGAKVADLINSAELRRKIKLEDYISDDLGLPTLEDIMKELEKPGRDPRRQFEAVSFDDSVKEVADLRDGMVLNGVVTNVTAFGAFVDVGVHQDGLVHISRLADQFVKNPAEVVHPGLAVKVKVLEVDLERKRISLSMRESDM
- a CDS encoding response regulator — its product is MKFLIAEGDLCQREVIEKTVENFGECCVAETGAQVVDAFVDSLKSNDVFDAVFMSANMPGMDGQCILRKIREIEKDEGLGFSQETPVIITEVLSEEQALEAYLRGNFTSYIIKPLTTDKIIAEMTMLGLIV